The Selenihalanaerobacter shriftii genome contains a region encoding:
- a CDS encoding TolC family protein, with amino-acid sequence MKLTFTEAVKLGLKRNHQILKTKEKIDSLQLKLEEIKQRDDWELEAGLEGRLVSNNIRTTSRKKMASLELEKTFAKGLTINPELYLKEAELVEDGLSMDNINFAMNLEQQIYPLELGKNQKYYLKTRLRQAKARVKLWQLRQKKVVDWLADYFRLIELKIEEEIEEEKYEIAQRQLKKEEDYQAGVNDRQDILKAKIDLTKAQRYWEETKNDYHKRYRELLQELGLIEAEELEVATNKKFDLESIAKIEIELPSFEDRDELLELATENSKELWIHQLEREQIKQEKEWQENEEEPTVDIAADYNSANDKWQVALNITDKLFNRSNDKLAREELATDLEELDREEHEHLQELKTEIDQLVGEITVNQLKVKEERLRLERSNLELENIKEEFASKDLSQLDYDSELLDVKEDQLDLKRKEQELLLSKYELIKLLGILEF; translated from the coding sequence ATGAAGTTAACTTTTACAGAGGCTGTTAAACTAGGTTTAAAAAGGAATCATCAGATTTTAAAAACTAAAGAGAAAATAGATAGTTTGCAGCTTAAATTGGAGGAGATTAAGCAAAGAGATGACTGGGAGTTGGAAGCTGGTCTAGAGGGAAGACTTGTCAGCAATAATATTAGAACTACTTCCCGTAAAAAGATGGCTTCTTTAGAGTTAGAAAAGACCTTTGCTAAGGGATTAACTATCAACCCAGAACTTTATTTAAAAGAGGCGGAGCTAGTAGAAGATGGTTTAAGTATGGATAATATTAATTTTGCTATGAATTTAGAACAACAGATTTATCCGCTTGAATTAGGGAAAAATCAAAAGTATTATCTAAAAACTAGACTTAGACAAGCTAAAGCAAGGGTTAAGCTATGGCAATTACGACAGAAGAAAGTAGTAGATTGGCTAGCAGATTATTTTCGCTTAATTGAATTAAAAATAGAAGAAGAGATTGAAGAAGAAAAATATGAGATAGCACAACGACAGTTAAAGAAAGAAGAAGATTATCAAGCAGGCGTAAATGATCGTCAAGATATACTTAAGGCTAAAATAGATTTAACTAAGGCTCAGCGATATTGGGAAGAAACTAAAAATGATTACCACAAACGCTATAGAGAGTTGCTACAAGAATTAGGATTGATTGAAGCAGAAGAGTTAGAGGTGGCAACAAATAAAAAATTTGATTTAGAATCCATAGCCAAAATCGAAATTGAATTACCTAGTTTTGAGGATAGAGATGAGTTATTAGAGTTGGCTACAGAAAATAGCAAAGAATTATGGATCCACCAATTAGAGCGAGAGCAGATCAAACAAGAAAAAGAATGGCAAGAGAATGAAGAAGAACCGACAGTAGATATTGCTGCTGATTATAATTCTGCTAATGATAAATGGCAAGTAGCTTTGAATATAACTGATAAATTGTTTAATCGAAGTAATGATAAGTTGGCCCGGGAAGAATTAGCAACAGATTTAGAAGAATTAGATCGGGAAGAACATGAGCATCTACAAGAGTTGAAAACAGAAATAGATCAGTTAGTAGGAGAAATAACAGTTAATCAGCTGAAAGTAAAGGAAGAAAGACTTAGATTAGAAAGAAGTAATTTAGAATTAGAAAATATTAAAGAAGAATTTGCAAGCAAAGATTTAAGTCAATTAGATTATGATTCAGAATTACTAGATGTAAAAGAAGATCAGCTTGATCTGAAGAGAAAAGAGCAGGAACTACTGTTGAGCAAGTATGAATTAATTAAGTTACTAGGCATCTTAGAGTTTTGA
- a CDS encoding S1 RNA-binding domain-containing protein, protein MNKREIIAEDIELAPENVGFSDGDEVNIVVDQFTDLGVKVIINGKYYGLVYENDIYKDLEIGDKTKGYIKKIREDNKIDVSLRKIGYGRIEDAKQKILEKLKNNGGFLAINDNSSPKVIKRKLQISKGSFKKAIGGLYKEKIINITEEGIKIT, encoded by the coding sequence ATGAATAAAAGAGAAATAATAGCTGAGGATATAGAATTAGCTCCCGAAAATGTAGGTTTTAGTGATGGAGATGAAGTTAATATTGTAGTTGATCAGTTTACTGACCTAGGAGTAAAAGTAATAATTAATGGTAAATATTATGGTTTGGTATATGAAAATGATATTTACAAAGATTTAGAAATTGGAGATAAGACTAAAGGATATATTAAAAAGATAAGAGAAGATAACAAAATTGATGTAAGTCTAAGAAAAATAGGATATGGAAGAATAGAAGATGCTAAGCAAAAGATACTGGAAAAGTTAAAGAATAATGGAGGGTTTTTAGCTATAAATGATAATAGTTCTCCTAAAGTGATAAAGAGAAAGTTGCAAATAAGTAAAGGGAGTTTTAAAAAAGCTATTGGTGGACTCTATAAAGAAAAGATAATAAATATAACTGAAGAAGGAATTAAAATTACTTAA
- a CDS encoding Fic family protein → MKSFVPVELPIDDYINPLEFYDELISANTNVGKYEVMLKKSKINEDFLITPLSLQEAVQSTKIEGTQITFDEVLEFDIDKKEKNDDAQEVLNYYEALQYGKRALSRLPISTRMFKELHKMLLSGGVRGESRAPGEYRSIQNFIGPEGCTMKTATFVPPEPQLVDDCISNLEKYINEPNDDLHPLVRIAIIHAQFETIHPFLDGNGRIGRILIPLYLYDVGLIDFPNLFISETLEKDKHKYYRLLNGTRKEENWDEWVNFFLESVNKQALKNINTIEEIDKLYEKDLEKTMGLINSTNVVDLIKSMFQRPIFNVKTISSLAGIPDSTCRRYLSILEEKQIIYSDNKMRNRKYYYYNLLDLLR, encoded by the coding sequence ATGAAATCATTTGTGCCGGTTGAACTACCAATAGATGATTACATAAATCCTTTAGAATTTTATGATGAGTTGATTTCTGCTAATACGAATGTTGGAAAATATGAGGTAATGTTGAAAAAATCAAAAATAAATGAAGATTTTCTTATTACTCCACTGAGTTTACAAGAGGCAGTTCAATCAACTAAGATAGAGGGTACACAGATTACTTTTGATGAAGTTTTAGAATTTGATATTGATAAAAAAGAAAAAAATGATGATGCTCAAGAAGTATTAAATTACTATGAAGCCTTGCAGTATGGCAAGCGGGCTTTATCTAGATTGCCTATTTCAACAAGAATGTTCAAAGAGCTTCATAAAATGTTATTAAGTGGTGGTGTAAGAGGTGAAAGTAGAGCACCAGGTGAATATCGGTCAATACAAAACTTTATAGGTCCAGAAGGTTGTACAATGAAAACAGCAACCTTTGTACCACCAGAACCACAGTTAGTAGATGATTGTATATCTAATTTAGAAAAATACATAAATGAACCTAATGATGATTTACATCCTTTAGTTAGAATTGCAATTATCCATGCTCAATTTGAAACTATTCACCCATTTTTAGATGGGAATGGTCGAATAGGGCGTATTTTGATTCCACTGTATTTATATGATGTTGGTTTGATTGATTTTCCTAATTTATTTATAAGTGAAACTTTAGAAAAAGATAAACATAAATATTATAGATTACTTAATGGAACAAGAAAGGAAGAAAATTGGGATGAGTGGGTAAATTTTTTCTTGGAAAGTGTAAATAAACAAGCATTAAAAAATATTAACACTATTGAAGAAATTGATAAGCTTTATGAAAAAGATTTAGAGAAGACAATGGGTTTAATTAATAGTACTAATGTAGTCGACCTGATTAAGAGTATGTTTCAAAGACCTATTTTTAATGTAAAAACAATTAGTTCATTAGCAGGAATTCCTGACTCTACATGCAGAAGATATTTGTCAATTTTAGAAGAAAAACAGATTATATACTCTGATAATAAGATGAGAAATAGAAAATATTATTATTACAATTTACTTGATTTATTACGTTAG
- a CDS encoding flavodoxin family protein, producing MKVIGINGSPRKEWNTATLLTEALEGASSQGAKTELVHLYDLDYKGCISCFACKKINGNSYGKCALQDDLALVLEKIEEADAVIFASPVYFGRATGEMRSCLERLMFQYLVYDKEHSNLLDKEILTGFIYTMNVRQQQMEELGYEETFKSTERSLKRIFGASESLFVTNTYQFEDYSKYVTTMFDVEEKVKHREEEFPKDCKKAFEMGARFAK from the coding sequence ATGAAAGTAATAGGAATTAACGGGAGTCCGAGAAAAGAATGGAATACTGCAACCCTTCTTACTGAAGCACTTGAAGGGGCATCCTCACAAGGAGCTAAGACAGAGCTTGTACATCTTTATGACTTAGATTATAAAGGCTGTATAAGTTGTTTTGCTTGTAAAAAAATCAATGGTAATAGTTACGGTAAGTGTGCTTTGCAAGATGATTTAGCACTAGTTTTAGAAAAAATTGAAGAAGCAGATGCTGTTATTTTTGCTTCACCTGTCTATTTTGGAAGGGCTACTGGAGAGATGAGATCATGCTTAGAACGGTTAATGTTTCAGTATTTAGTATATGACAAAGAACATTCTAATCTTTTGGATAAAGAGATACTTACAGGTTTTATTTATACCATGAATGTAAGACAGCAGCAAATGGAAGAACTAGGATATGAAGAAACTTTCAAAAGTACAGAAAGATCACTAAAGAGGATTTTTGGAGCATCAGAATCATTATTTGTCACTAATACATATCAATTTGAAGATTATTCTAAATATGTCACTACAATGTTTGATGTAGAAGAAAAAGTAAAACATCGGGAAGAAGAATTTCCAAAGGATTGCAAAAAAGCTTTTGAAATGGGAGCAAGATTTGCTAAATAA
- a CDS encoding protein kinase family protein, with amino-acid sequence MELKKDSIIEFNQSKKYIFKKHIGQGGTGKTILVEDIITNFDFVCKKYSPYDEGMQDEYFERFIEEIKIMHPIFHENIVRIYNYDLYPEQKTGYIFMEYIDGTPIDAYLTFENNDVFENIFIQLIEGFDYLQRNAILHRDIRNKNILVTNDGVLKIIDFGFGKKINMSSKEKASIILNWPVTEFPDEINDSEYNHQTEVYFVGKTFNKILKQNNINNFRYQHIINEMINLNPEYRIKSFSNVLEEISKDIFDKYSFIDDERYIYLRFADSLTNNIIKMRDEIELVQDSKEIIRSLEEIINECLLEEFLQDNSKLISCFVKNAYTYSTRNNIEVECIRDFYEFFKKLSISKREIVLNNINSRLKNVKIEYDDVEVPF; translated from the coding sequence ATGGAACTTAAAAAGGATTCTATTATTGAATTTAATCAATCAAAAAAATATATATTTAAAAAACATATCGGACAAGGTGGAACAGGTAAGACAATTCTTGTAGAAGATATAATTACAAATTTTGACTTCGTTTGTAAAAAATACTCTCCATATGATGAAGGTATGCAAGATGAGTATTTTGAAAGATTTATTGAAGAGATAAAGATAATGCATCCTATTTTTCATGAAAATATTGTTCGAATATATAATTATGATTTATATCCAGAACAAAAAACAGGGTATATTTTCATGGAATATATAGATGGCACACCAATTGATGCATATCTTACATTTGAAAATAATGATGTTTTTGAAAATATTTTTATTCAGCTAATAGAAGGTTTTGATTATCTTCAAAGAAATGCAATATTACATAGAGATATACGAAATAAAAATATTCTAGTAACAAATGATGGAGTATTAAAAATAATAGATTTTGGATTTGGTAAAAAAATTAATATGAGTTCAAAAGAGAAAGCTAGTATTATACTTAATTGGCCTGTTACTGAATTTCCTGATGAAATTAATGATTCTGAATATAACCATCAAACTGAAGTTTATTTTGTAGGAAAAACGTTTAATAAAATTTTAAAGCAAAACAATATAAATAACTTTAGATATCAGCATATTATTAATGAGATGATAAATTTAAATCCAGAATATAGAATTAAAAGTTTTTCTAATGTTCTTGAAGAGATTTCAAAAGATATTTTTGATAAATATAGTTTTATAGATGATGAAAGATATATATATTTAAGATTTGCTGATAGTTTAACTAATAACATAATAAAAATGAGAGATGAGATTGAGTTAGTACAAGATTCAAAAGAAATCATAAGATCTTTAGAAGAGATTATTAATGAATGTCTTTTAGAAGAATTTTTACAAGATAATAGCAAATTAATTTCTTGCTTTGTTAAAAATGCATATACTTATTCTACTAGGAACAATATAGAAGTTGAATGTATTAGAGACTTTTATGAATTTTTTAAAAAATTATCTATTTCAAAACGAGAAATAGTTCTTAATAATATTAATTCGAGATTAAAAAATGTAAAAATTGAATATGATGATGTTGAAGTTCCATTTTAA
- the istB gene encoding IS21-like element helper ATPase IstB, producing the protein MDKKLVQETKDYIKALRLAGIRGDLIERVGEAYKDDQSYEEFLRDVFRKAYDVRKENSRKRRIKNAKFPYKKYLSDIIAEYLPDSAQEKLKELKTLKFINDNRNIIFSGNPGTGKTHLSIGLGIKACNEGYKVFFATVPQLINTLKETRSEKRLRSFEKKFEKYDLIILDELGYISFDKEGSELLFSFLSLRAERKSTIITSNLSFDRWNEIFNDPALTAAMVDRLTHKSYVLNMNGNSFRMKETKDWLEKSS; encoded by the coding sequence ATGGATAAAAAGCTAGTTCAAGAAACTAAAGATTATATAAAAGCTTTGCGATTAGCTGGAATTAGAGGAGACTTAATAGAAAGAGTAGGTGAAGCCTATAAAGACGATCAATCATATGAGGAATTTTTAAGAGATGTTTTTAGAAAAGCTTATGATGTAAGAAAAGAGAACAGTAGAAAAAGACGAATCAAAAACGCAAAATTCCCTTATAAAAAGTATTTAAGCGATATAATAGCTGAATATTTACCAGATAGTGCTCAGGAAAAATTGAAAGAACTAAAGACTCTTAAATTTATAAATGATAATAGAAATATAATCTTTTCAGGAAATCCAGGGACAGGTAAAACCCATTTATCAATTGGATTAGGTATTAAAGCCTGTAATGAGGGTTATAAGGTGTTTTTTGCAACAGTACCACAACTAATTAATACTTTAAAAGAAACAAGAAGTGAAAAACGATTACGGTCCTTTGAGAAGAAATTTGAAAAGTATGATTTAATTATACTTGATGAACTAGGATATATTTCGTTTGATAAGGAAGGTAGTGAATTATTATTTTCATTTCTTTCACTTAGAGCAGAAAGAAAATCAACGATAATAACTTCAAACCTATCTTTTGATAGATGGAATGAAATCTTCAATGACCCAGCATTAACAGCAGCAATGGTAGATAGATTAACTCATAAATCGTATGTTTTAAATATGAATGGAAACTCATTTAGGATGAAAGAAACTAAAGATTGGTTAGAAAAAAGTAGTTAA
- the istA gene encoding IS21 family transposase — protein MVKLNEKADILLKYFIEDKSIRKITRETNKSRNTVRKYIRDHEEQLSKLDKSLREDEILSLIENLVKEPQYDSSNRSKRKLTDEIIEEINKCLEKNKKKKTQGKHKQLMKKVDIHDYLVDKGYDISYSTVCNYVREHTKETKEAYIKQVYKPGKTLQFDYGEVKVNIAGENRVLNLALFTTGYGFYSYGKLYENKKIVNFLDAHVNAFKHFGGVHNEIVYDNLKQAVRRFVGPTEKKATEDLVKLSLYYKFNYRFCNVRRGNEKGKVERSVEFVRRRAFSIKDEFDSLKEANQYLLNKLNKLNQIKKNRFNRKSPLDKLNEEKEYLKELMPTYDVARDKECRVNKYSFITIEQNKYSVPDYLVGKFVMAKIYSEKIKVYYKDNLIAEHKRCYKLHKCTIDIDHYLSTLKRKPGALKNSLALEKLAPEIKNIYQMFYNNNSTTKTKEFIELLEIIKEKGLDKVKKAINKLSKNKASMVTTDNIKTLVNRKTSLETNQEDEIIQNSMHLLNNYNEIFNVEQDTRQEVC, from the coding sequence TTGGTTAAATTGAATGAAAAAGCAGATATATTACTAAAATATTTTATTGAAGATAAGTCAATTAGAAAAATTACAAGGGAAACAAATAAATCTAGAAATACAGTACGGAAATATATTAGAGACCATGAAGAACAACTATCAAAATTAGATAAGTCGTTAAGGGAAGATGAGATTTTAAGTTTAATTGAAAATTTAGTTAAAGAGCCACAATATGATTCATCAAATAGGAGTAAGAGAAAATTAACCGATGAAATTATTGAAGAAATTAATAAATGTTTAGAGAAAAATAAAAAGAAGAAAACTCAAGGTAAACATAAACAACTTATGAAGAAAGTGGATATCCATGATTATTTAGTAGATAAAGGTTATGATATTAGTTATAGTACAGTTTGTAATTATGTCAGGGAACATACTAAAGAAACTAAAGAAGCTTATATTAAGCAAGTATATAAGCCTGGAAAGACTCTTCAATTTGACTATGGAGAAGTAAAAGTTAATATAGCTGGTGAAAATAGAGTTCTAAATTTGGCCCTATTTACAACAGGATATGGTTTTTATAGCTATGGTAAACTTTATGAGAATAAAAAGATCGTAAACTTTTTAGATGCTCATGTCAATGCATTTAAACATTTTGGAGGGGTTCATAATGAAATAGTTTATGACAATTTAAAACAAGCTGTTAGGAGATTTGTGGGCCCTACTGAAAAAAAAGCAACCGAAGATTTAGTTAAATTATCACTTTATTATAAATTTAACTATAGATTTTGTAATGTAAGACGAGGAAATGAAAAAGGTAAGGTAGAAAGATCAGTAGAATTTGTAAGAAGACGGGCATTTTCTATAAAAGATGAGTTTGACTCATTGAAAGAAGCCAATCAATATTTATTAAATAAGCTAAATAAGTTAAATCAGATTAAGAAGAATCGTTTTAATAGGAAGAGTCCACTTGATAAACTTAATGAAGAAAAAGAATATTTAAAAGAACTAATGCCAACTTACGATGTTGCAAGGGATAAAGAGTGTAGGGTAAATAAATATAGCTTTATTACTATAGAACAAAATAAATATTCAGTGCCAGATTATTTAGTAGGTAAATTTGTAATGGCAAAAATCTATTCAGAAAAAATTAAAGTTTATTATAAAGATAATTTAATCGCAGAACATAAGAGATGTTATAAATTACATAAATGCACAATAGATATAGACCATTATTTATCTACCCTAAAAAGAAAACCAGGAGCTTTAAAAAATTCTCTTGCCCTCGAGAAATTAGCTCCTGAAATCAAAAACATATATCAAATGTTTTATAATAATAATTCTACCACAAAAACGAAAGAATTCATAGAACTTTTAGAAATTATTAAAGAAAAAGGTTTAGATAAGGTAAAAAAAGCAATTAATAAATTATCTAAGAATAAAGCATCCATGGTGACTACAGATAATATTAAAACTTTAGTAAATAGAAAAACATCTCTTGAAACCAATCAAGAAGATGAAATAATTCAAAATTCAATGCATCTTTTAAATAATTATAACGAAATTTTCAATGTTGAACAGGATACCAGACAGGAGGTGTGTTAA
- a CDS encoding DUF3800 domain-containing protein, which translates to MKEIYVYIDESGNPNIRSYEGDNQYFSIGAAILGNEVSSNLIEKAMNDLKQREDLGKSDVKTLKRGYFHSCVDGPEAHSAIMYLINDLELKFDFLSFDKKKYRQNGNDEFDTEKLLHNHMVELASVFVSNRDVDVVNVFVAERESSFPKHFEKNWKRNFYESLINAVVANTSLLKANFPKVNLKIVDGSHPGIQISDFLLWAIKRSYLSNKNVWFQRIEKDISIETNIKEKSLSLSVDFQINGGVNNIDLLSPYEVTAKEVEEKQRNLNNDELLNLFLHVEKLLDKVMAKKRNELEYMNRFLEGIDKIIHKKEKLTIKEVKKLCKSFIMVFDTLKIHEGYSKEELIFWCVAKRIISNIILGKQINWVMLADFWAINHPNIVDCLN; encoded by the coding sequence TTGAAAGAAATTTATGTTTATATTGATGAAAGCGGAAATCCAAATATAAGGAGTTATGAAGGGGATAATCAATATTTTAGTATTGGAGCAGCCATTCTAGGAAATGAAGTTTCTTCTAATTTAATCGAAAAAGCGATGAATGATTTAAAGCAAAGAGAAGATTTAGGAAAAAGTGATGTTAAAACTTTAAAGCGAGGTTATTTTCACAGTTGTGTTGATGGTCCGGAAGCTCATTCTGCTATAATGTATTTAATTAATGATTTGGAACTAAAATTTGATTTTTTATCTTTTGATAAGAAAAAATATAGACAAAATGGAAATGATGAGTTTGATACTGAAAAATTATTACATAACCATATGGTGGAACTTGCTAGTGTTTTTGTAAGTAATCGAGATGTTGATGTAGTAAATGTTTTTGTAGCAGAAAGAGAAAGTAGTTTCCCAAAACATTTTGAAAAAAATTGGAAGAGGAATTTTTATGAGTCTTTAATTAATGCAGTGGTTGCTAATACCTCCTTGTTGAAGGCAAATTTTCCTAAAGTAAATTTAAAAATTGTTGATGGAAGTCATCCTGGAATTCAAATTTCAGATTTTTTATTATGGGCAATTAAAAGAAGTTATTTATCTAATAAAAATGTTTGGTTCCAAAGAATTGAAAAGGATATTAGTATAGAAACTAATATAAAAGAGAAATCTTTAAGTTTATCAGTTGATTTTCAAATAAATGGAGGAGTTAATAATATTGATTTATTGTCCCCCTATGAAGTAACAGCAAAGGAAGTAGAAGAAAAACAAAGAAATTTGAATAATGATGAGTTATTAAATTTATTTTTGCATGTAGAAAAGTTGTTGGATAAGGTTATGGCTAAAAAAAGAAATGAATTAGAATATATGAATCGCTTTTTAGAAGGAATAGATAAGATAATTCATAAAAAGGAAAAGTTAACTATTAAAGAAGTTAAGAAATTATGTAAGAGTTTTATTATGGTTTTTGATACGTTAAAAATTCATGAAGGTTATTCTAAAGAAGAGCTTATTTTTTGGTGTGTAGCAAAAAGAATCATTTCTAATATAATTTTGGGAAAGCAAATTAATTGGGTAATGTTAGCAGACTTTTGGGCAATTAATCATCCAAATATAGTAGATTGTTTAAATTAA